In one window of Zhihengliuella sp. ISTPL4 DNA:
- the secA gene encoding preprotein translocase subunit SecA: MANPLEKLLRAGEGRIIRRLNQVVKAVNALEEDISQLTDDELRNETAELRARYEKGETLDQLMPEAFAAVREAAKRTLNMRAYDVQIMGGAALHLGNIAEMKTGEGKTLVATFPAYLNAIAGKGVHVITVNDFLASYQAELMGRVYRALGMTTGIIVSGQTPAVRREQYAADITYGTNNEFGFDYLRDNMAWRKEDLVQREHFFAIVDEVDSILIDEARTPLIISGPSSGEANRWFAEFAKIARTLVAGEDYEVDEKKRTVGVLEPGIEKVEDYLGIDNLYESANTPLISFLNNSIKALALFKKDTDYVVMNDEVMIVDEHTGRILVGRRYNEGIHQAIEAKEGVPVKAENQTLATVTLQNYFRLYDKLAGMTGTAETEAAEFMSTYKLGVIPIPTNKPMIRKDQPDLVYKNEAAKFAQVVEDIAERHVNGQPVLVGTTSVEKSEYLSRLLAKKGVKHEVLNAKNHAREAEIVARAGRLGAVTVATNMAGRGTDIMLGGNAEFLAVQELKAKGLDPVETPDEYEVAWDETYETMKKVVEEEAEKVIEAGGLYVLGTERHESRRIDNQLRGRSGRQGDPGESRFYLSLTDDLMRLFQSGAAEAILARTNFPDDVPIESGLVSRAIRSAQSQVEARNAEMRKNVLKYDDVLNRQREAIYADRRHILQGDDIADRVQHFIEDAISGVVKDHTGEGHNESWDFDALWTELKTLYPVSVTIDEVVSEAAGRKGGITAEGLTRELLSDAKIAYEKREESLGEAATRELERRVVLQVLDRRWRDHLYEMDYLKDGIGLRAMAQRDPLIEYQREGYAMFQSMMGQIKEESVGYLYNLEVEVRRAGDAETAEVEAKGLATDGGEQRLEYSAANDAGEVEVRNDRGQVQQAATDRMRQAAARAQAPQAAEPEEAPRGAFGQRTEQSTPAAGNREQRRAQSKKKK, translated from the coding sequence GTGGCGAATCCTCTTGAGAAGCTGCTGCGTGCAGGTGAGGGGCGGATCATCCGCCGTCTGAACCAGGTGGTGAAGGCGGTGAACGCCCTCGAGGAGGACATCTCCCAGCTGACGGACGACGAGCTGCGCAACGAGACCGCGGAGCTGCGCGCCAGGTACGAGAAGGGCGAGACGCTCGACCAGCTCATGCCCGAGGCCTTCGCCGCCGTCCGAGAGGCCGCGAAGCGCACCCTGAACATGCGCGCGTACGACGTGCAGATCATGGGTGGCGCCGCGCTGCACCTCGGCAACATCGCCGAGATGAAGACCGGTGAGGGCAAGACGCTCGTCGCGACCTTCCCCGCGTACCTCAATGCGATCGCCGGCAAGGGCGTGCACGTCATCACCGTCAACGACTTCCTCGCGAGCTACCAGGCGGAGCTCATGGGGCGCGTATACCGCGCTCTCGGTATGACGACGGGCATCATCGTCTCCGGACAGACCCCCGCCGTCCGCCGCGAGCAGTACGCCGCCGACATCACCTACGGCACGAACAACGAGTTCGGCTTCGACTACCTCCGCGACAACATGGCCTGGCGCAAGGAGGACCTCGTCCAGCGCGAGCACTTCTTCGCGATCGTCGACGAGGTCGACTCCATCCTCATCGACGAGGCACGGACGCCGCTCATCATCTCCGGACCGTCGTCCGGCGAAGCCAACCGCTGGTTCGCGGAGTTCGCCAAGATCGCACGCACACTCGTGGCCGGCGAGGACTACGAGGTCGACGAGAAGAAGCGCACCGTCGGTGTCCTGGAGCCCGGCATCGAGAAGGTCGAGGACTACCTCGGCATCGACAACCTGTACGAGTCGGCCAACACGCCGCTCATCTCGTTCCTGAACAACTCCATCAAGGCGCTCGCCCTCTTCAAGAAGGACACCGACTACGTCGTGATGAACGACGAGGTCATGATCGTCGACGAGCACACCGGTCGCATCCTCGTCGGACGCCGCTACAACGAGGGCATCCACCAGGCGATCGAGGCGAAGGAGGGCGTGCCGGTCAAGGCCGAGAACCAGACCCTCGCCACCGTCACGCTGCAGAACTACTTCCGCCTCTACGACAAGCTCGCCGGCATGACCGGTACCGCTGAGACCGAGGCCGCCGAGTTCATGTCGACCTACAAGCTCGGCGTGATCCCGATCCCGACGAACAAGCCGATGATCCGCAAGGACCAGCCGGACCTCGTGTACAAGAACGAGGCGGCGAAGTTCGCGCAGGTGGTCGAGGACATCGCGGAGCGCCACGTGAACGGTCAGCCCGTCCTCGTCGGCACGACCAGTGTCGAGAAGAGCGAGTACCTGTCGCGCCTGCTGGCGAAGAAGGGCGTCAAGCACGAGGTCCTCAACGCCAAGAACCATGCCCGCGAGGCGGAGATCGTCGCCCGCGCCGGGCGCCTCGGCGCCGTGACGGTCGCGACCAACATGGCCGGCCGCGGCACCGACATCATGCTGGGCGGGAACGCCGAGTTCCTCGCGGTGCAGGAACTGAAGGCCAAGGGGCTCGACCCGGTGGAGACGCCGGACGAGTACGAGGTCGCCTGGGACGAGACCTACGAGACCATGAAGAAGGTGGTCGAGGAGGAGGCCGAGAAGGTCATCGAGGCCGGCGGCCTCTACGTGCTCGGCACCGAGCGTCACGAGTCGCGCCGCATCGACAACCAGCTGCGCGGTCGTTCCGGACGTCAGGGCGACCCCGGTGAGAGCCGGTTCTACCTGAGCCTCACCGACGACCTCATGCGGCTGTTCCAGTCGGGGGCCGCCGAGGCGATCCTGGCGCGGACGAACTTCCCCGACGACGTACCGATCGAGTCGGGCCTCGTGTCCAGGGCGATCCGCAGCGCGCAGTCGCAGGTCGAGGCGCGCAACGCCGAGATGCGCAAGAACGTCCTCAAGTACGACGACGTCCTGAACCGTCAGCGCGAGGCGATCTACGCCGACCGCCGTCACATCCTCCAGGGCGACGACATCGCCGACCGGGTGCAGCACTTCATCGAGGACGCGATCAGCGGCGTCGTGAAGGACCACACCGGCGAGGGTCACAACGAGAGCTGGGACTTCGACGCGCTCTGGACCGAGCTGAAGACCCTGTACCCGGTCAGCGTCACGATCGACGAGGTCGTGTCGGAGGCTGCCGGACGCAAGGGCGGCATCACCGCCGAGGGCCTGACGCGCGAGCTCCTCTCGGACGCGAAGATCGCCTACGAGAAGCGCGAGGAGTCGCTGGGCGAGGCCGCGACCCGCGAACTCGAGCGTCGCGTCGTCCTGCAGGTGCTCGATCGCCGCTGGCGCGACCACCTGTACGAGATGGACTACCTCAAGGACGGCATCGGCCTGCGGGCGATGGCGCAGCGCGATCCGCTCATCGAGTACCAGCGCGAGGGCTACGCGATGTTCCAGTCGATGATGGGCCAGATCAAGGAGGAGTCGGTCGGCTACCTCTACAACCTCGAGGTCGAGGTGCGCCGAGCCGGCGACGCGGAGACCGCGGAGGTGGAGGCCAAGGGCCTCGCCACCGACGGGGGAGAGCAGCGGCTGGAGTACTCCGCGGCGAACGACGCCGGCGAGGTCGAGGTCCGCAACGACCGCGGGCAGGTGCAGCAGGCGGCGACCGACCGGATGCGGCAGGCCGCGGCGCGCGCCCAGGCTCCGCAGGCGGCTGAGCCCGAAGAGGCTCCGCGTGGGGCCTTCGGCCAGCGCACGGAGCAGAGCACCCCGGCGGCGGGCAACCGCGAGCAGCGCCGCGCGCAGAGCAAGAAGAAGAAGTAG
- a CDS encoding sensor histidine kinase gives MSTLSDLAHAQGLLTDDDVEWLHRLAGDGQLLADLASADIVLWIQTEDGSFIAVAHARPSGAATLFYRDIVGERVRPQWRTQVQGAFESAEIVDSSSPDWFEETPTRVRAVPIVIERRGDDRSPRVIGVVTRHTNLGEVRTPSRQQITFDECANDLFRMIADGSFPDLAAPTSPRRGAPRASDGLIRIDVDGITTFASPNALSAFNRMGFDDELEGESLAEVTTRLVPPSRQVDESLPVVVTGRAPWRTDIEARGVTVSLRAIPLKDHGTRIGAIVLCRDVSELRHQEQELITKDATIREIHHRVKNNLQTVASLLRIQARRTHSDEARDALTQAMRRVDAIAVVHDTLAQGLTQKVDFDEVFDRVLKLVAEVASAPNTRARTQSTGRFGVLPSEYATPLALALTEVVTNAVEHGLAGQEGSVTIDAKRTEDNLRVTVRDTGHGLPEGRVGQGLGTQIIRTLIQGELGGTIDWRGSEGEGTEVVIDIPLRWLER, from the coding sequence GTGTCAACCCTCAGTGATCTCGCCCACGCCCAGGGCCTTCTGACCGACGACGACGTGGAGTGGCTGCACCGGCTCGCCGGAGACGGACAGCTCCTCGCCGACCTCGCCTCCGCCGACATCGTCCTGTGGATCCAGACGGAGGACGGCTCGTTCATCGCCGTCGCGCACGCGCGGCCCAGCGGCGCCGCCACGCTCTTCTACCGCGACATCGTCGGGGAGAGGGTACGCCCGCAGTGGCGCACGCAGGTGCAGGGTGCCTTCGAGTCCGCGGAGATCGTCGACTCCTCCTCACCCGACTGGTTCGAGGAGACCCCGACGCGCGTACGTGCCGTGCCGATCGTGATCGAGCGGCGCGGCGACGACCGGAGCCCCCGCGTGATCGGCGTGGTGACCCGGCACACGAACCTCGGCGAGGTCCGCACGCCGTCTCGCCAGCAGATCACGTTCGACGAGTGCGCCAACGACCTGTTCCGCATGATCGCGGACGGGAGCTTCCCGGATCTCGCCGCGCCGACGTCGCCGCGCCGGGGCGCACCTCGCGCGTCCGACGGTCTCATCCGCATCGACGTGGACGGCATCACCACGTTCGCGAGCCCCAACGCCCTCTCCGCCTTCAACCGGATGGGCTTCGACGACGAGCTCGAGGGGGAGTCGCTCGCGGAGGTGACGACCCGGCTCGTGCCGCCGTCCCGCCAGGTCGACGAGTCGCTGCCGGTCGTCGTGACCGGCCGTGCGCCGTGGCGGACCGACATCGAGGCGCGCGGGGTCACCGTCTCGCTGCGAGCGATCCCGCTGAAGGACCACGGCACGCGCATCGGGGCGATCGTGCTCTGCCGCGATGTATCGGAGCTGCGCCACCAGGAGCAGGAGCTCATCACCAAGGACGCGACGATCCGCGAGATCCACCACCGCGTCAAGAACAACCTGCAGACCGTGGCCTCGCTGCTGCGGATCCAGGCGCGGCGAACGCACTCGGACGAGGCGCGCGACGCCTTGACCCAGGCCATGCGCCGGGTGGACGCGATCGCCGTCGTGCACGACACGCTGGCGCAGGGACTCACGCAGAAGGTCGACTTCGATGAGGTCTTCGACCGGGTCCTGAAGCTCGTCGCCGAGGTCGCCTCGGCTCCGAACACGCGCGCACGCACGCAGTCGACCGGACGATTCGGCGTGCTCCCCAGCGAATACGCCACGCCGTTGGCCCTGGCACTGACCGAGGTCGTGACGAACGCCGTCGAGCACGGGCTCGCGGGTCAGGAGGGATCCGTCACGATCGACGCGAAGCGCACCGAGGACAACCTGCGCGTGACGGTGCGCGACACCGGTCACGGACTCCCCGAAGGCCGCGTGGGCCAGGGACTCGGCACCCAGATCATCCGCACGCTGATCCAGGGCGAGCTCGGCGGCACGATCGACTGGCGGGGGAGCGAGGGCGAGGGCACCGAGGTGGTCATCGACATCCCCCTGCGCTGGCTTGAGCGCTGA
- a CDS encoding Rv3235 family protein — MMLAEYFGPQPTPADELPDPAPLIRSLTQGALEALAGVREVDQLARWFSEEAYRSVVTRANLAARARSARGVTPTRPTFVIRAVRVTHPRDGIVEAVVVVAGPGRTRAVAIRLEGLDRRWRATSLAIL, encoded by the coding sequence ATGATGCTGGCCGAGTACTTCGGACCTCAGCCCACCCCTGCCGATGAGCTTCCCGACCCTGCGCCTCTCATCCGCAGCCTCACGCAGGGGGCGCTCGAGGCCTTGGCCGGGGTGCGGGAAGTGGACCAGCTCGCCCGCTGGTTCAGCGAGGAGGCGTACCGCAGTGTCGTCACCCGGGCGAACCTCGCCGCTCGCGCGCGCAGTGCGCGGGGTGTCACGCCGACGCGACCGACCTTCGTCATCCGGGCCGTGCGTGTGACACACCCGCGGGACGGCATCGTGGAGGCGGTCGTGGTGGTGGCGGGTCCGGGGCGGACGCGGGCGGTGGCCATCCGGCTGGAGGGGCTGGATCGCCGGTGGCGCGCGACGTCGCTCGCCATCCTCTGA
- a CDS encoding SAF domain-containing protein, with amino-acid sequence MAPLSRSSRRFRGDIRFVVGIVLVLASIAGVWFVLTSGDQATPVLRAGRTIVRGETLRPSDFATVDVALGAVSDEYLRPGQLAAGQVAARTITEGELIPRAATTAAENTRTTTVVVKSSIGLPDDVTTGAEVEIWQAPLRDDGRSYDEPRILVGDVVVRSVLEPEGLLAEGTAELEIVIDRSDVAAVLAAVTGGAALSVVPVGAGS; translated from the coding sequence ATGGCCCCGCTCTCCCGCTCCTCTCGTCGTTTCCGCGGCGACATCCGCTTCGTGGTCGGCATCGTGCTCGTCCTCGCGTCGATCGCCGGAGTCTGGTTCGTCCTCACCTCGGGGGATCAGGCGACGCCGGTACTCAGAGCCGGACGCACGATCGTCCGCGGCGAAACCCTCCGTCCGTCGGACTTCGCGACCGTCGATGTCGCCCTCGGCGCTGTGTCCGACGAGTACCTGCGGCCGGGACAGCTCGCCGCGGGGCAGGTGGCCGCCCGCACCATCACCGAAGGCGAGCTCATACCACGCGCCGCGACGACGGCGGCGGAGAACACGCGCACGACGACGGTCGTCGTGAAGAGCAGCATCGGCCTCCCCGACGACGTGACCACCGGGGCCGAGGTCGAGATCTGGCAGGCTCCCCTGCGCGACGACGGCCGTTCCTATGACGAACCTCGCATCCTCGTCGGGGACGTCGTCGTCCGGTCGGTCCTGGAGCCGGAGGGGCTGCTCGCGGAGGGGACGGCGGAACTCGAGATCGTCATCGACCGAAGCGACGTCGCCGCCGTCCTCGCGGCTGTCACAGGCGGCGCGGCGCTCTCCGTCGTCCCGGTCGGAGCCGGATCGTGA
- a CDS encoding pyridoxal phosphate-dependent aminotransferase, translating to MTPSRTFDQSSKLKNVLYEIRGNALVEAARLEAEGHRILKLNTGNPAIFGFDAPHQIVHDMLAALPTAHGYSDSKGIISARRAVVSRYEEIEGFPRFDPDDVYLGNGVSELITMTMQALLDEGDEVLIPAPDYPLWTAMTSLADGTPVHYLCDEDNGWQPDLEDIRSKITPRTKALVIINPNNPTGVVYSRQVLEGLVQIAREHQLLVLSDEIYDRILFDEAVHIPTATLAPDLLCLTFNGLSKTYRVAGYRSGWMVITGPQDHAKGFIEGITLLASTRLCPNVPAQHAVQAALSGVQSIDALIAPTGRLHEQRDIAWEGLEAIPGVSCVKPQGALYAFPRLDPNVHEIRDDAKLVYDLLVSEHILLVQGTGFNWPTPDHLRLVTLPEPRVLSEAVERLGNFLSSYRQ from the coding sequence ATGACTCCATCGCGCACCTTCGACCAGTCGTCGAAGCTCAAGAACGTCCTGTACGAGATCCGCGGAAACGCCCTCGTCGAGGCGGCGCGACTGGAAGCAGAGGGCCACCGGATCCTCAAGCTCAACACCGGGAACCCGGCGATCTTCGGGTTCGACGCCCCGCACCAGATCGTGCACGATATGCTCGCCGCGCTCCCTACGGCCCACGGCTACAGCGACAGCAAGGGCATCATCTCGGCACGCCGGGCCGTCGTGAGCCGGTACGAGGAGATCGAGGGGTTCCCCCGCTTCGATCCCGATGACGTCTACCTCGGCAACGGCGTCTCAGAGCTCATCACCATGACGATGCAGGCGCTCCTGGACGAGGGCGACGAGGTCCTCATCCCGGCGCCGGACTACCCGCTGTGGACGGCGATGACGAGCCTCGCGGACGGCACGCCCGTGCATTACCTCTGCGACGAGGACAACGGCTGGCAGCCTGACCTCGAGGACATCCGCTCGAAGATCACCCCGCGCACCAAGGCGCTCGTGATCATCAATCCGAACAACCCCACGGGCGTCGTGTACTCGCGACAGGTGCTGGAGGGTCTCGTGCAGATCGCGCGCGAGCACCAGCTGCTCGTCCTCTCCGACGAGATCTACGACCGCATCCTCTTCGACGAGGCCGTGCACATCCCGACGGCGACCCTGGCGCCGGACCTGCTCTGCCTCACCTTCAACGGCCTGTCCAAGACGTATCGCGTCGCCGGCTATCGGTCCGGCTGGATGGTGATCACGGGACCGCAGGACCATGCCAAGGGCTTCATCGAGGGCATCACCCTCCTGGCATCGACCCGACTGTGCCCGAACGTCCCGGCGCAGCACGCCGTGCAGGCGGCGCTGTCCGGCGTCCAGTCGATCGACGCCCTCATCGCCCCGACCGGGCGGCTGCACGAACAGCGCGATATCGCCTGGGAGGGGCTGGAGGCGATCCCCGGCGTCTCCTGCGTCAAGCCTCAGGGGGCGCTCTACGCGTTCCCCCGCTTGGATCCGAACGTCCACGAGATCCGCGACGACGCCAAGCTCGTCTATGACCTGCTGGTATCCGAGCACATCCTGCTCGTGCAGGGGACCGGCTTCAACTGGCCGACGCCGGACCATCTGCGTCTCGTGACCCTGCCAGAGCCGCGAGTGCTGAGCGAAGCCGTCGAGCGCCTCGGGAACTTCCTGTCGAGCTATCGGCAGTAG
- a CDS encoding AAA family ATPase gives MSVVLVAIDAPRSGELAAELEWEGVAAISLPSASPAAIVARLHADVVAVVVPARRAVLTPALLTACDRAGVRILTLGGTDGRAVVRLGLTPPMRTEAAGWEIAAALSAEVSSDPSSPVSPSRVTTVWGPHGAPGRSTVAVQLAVELARLGRTTALVDADTVAPALGLLLGIEDDAPGFAAACRRADAGALDRAELSRLSAALTAGGTEIQVLAGINRPSRWPELSDARVRASLSVCRTWADETIVDVSAAIDADDEATYDMVGPRRHAATSAALREADRIVAVAAADPLGISRFLRDHAEVRRLVGQTPVTVVVNQVRPGPLGLDARTQIRRTLHRFADLSDVAFFPLDRRAVDAALLHARPISDIAPRSALVAAVRRLAAGLDPVAPAEATADSSTGSSRGARRLRSALAALAGSRDADGPASAS, from the coding sequence GTGAGCGTCGTCCTCGTGGCCATCGACGCACCCCGCTCCGGAGAGCTCGCTGCCGAGCTGGAGTGGGAGGGCGTCGCGGCGATCAGCCTCCCCTCCGCCTCCCCCGCCGCGATCGTGGCGCGCCTGCACGCCGATGTGGTCGCCGTCGTCGTCCCCGCGCGCAGGGCGGTGCTCACGCCCGCGCTGCTGACGGCGTGCGATCGCGCCGGAGTGCGCATCCTCACGCTCGGGGGCACGGATGGCCGGGCCGTGGTCCGGCTCGGCCTCACACCACCGATGCGCACGGAAGCGGCCGGCTGGGAGATCGCGGCGGCGTTGAGCGCCGAGGTGTCTTCCGACCCGTCGTCGCCGGTGTCTCCGTCTCGGGTCACGACGGTATGGGGTCCGCACGGGGCGCCAGGACGCTCGACGGTCGCCGTGCAGCTCGCCGTCGAGCTCGCGCGTCTCGGCCGCACCACGGCGCTGGTCGACGCGGACACCGTGGCTCCCGCCCTGGGACTGCTCCTCGGCATCGAGGACGACGCCCCGGGCTTCGCCGCGGCCTGTCGCCGTGCCGACGCGGGGGCGCTCGATCGTGCCGAGTTGAGCCGCCTCTCCGCTGCATTGACGGCCGGTGGCACAGAGATCCAGGTTCTCGCCGGAATCAACCGCCCGAGCCGCTGGCCGGAGCTGTCGGACGCGCGCGTGCGGGCATCGCTATCCGTCTGCCGGACCTGGGCCGACGAGACGATCGTCGACGTCTCCGCCGCGATCGACGCCGACGACGAGGCGACATACGACATGGTCGGCCCGCGCCGGCACGCCGCGACCTCCGCCGCGCTCCGCGAGGCAGATCGGATCGTCGCGGTGGCGGCCGCGGATCCGCTGGGGATCAGCCGCTTCCTCCGCGACCACGCGGAGGTTCGTCGACTCGTGGGGCAGACGCCCGTGACCGTCGTGGTGAACCAGGTCCGGCCCGGGCCGCTCGGACTCGACGCCCGTACGCAGATTCGCCGCACACTGCACCGCTTCGCCGACCTGAGCGACGTCGCCTTCTTCCCGCTGGATCGTCGGGCGGTCGACGCCGCCCTGCTCCACGCCCGGCCGATCTCCGACATCGCGCCGCGCTCGGCGCTGGTCGCCGCCGTGCGCCGGCTCGCCGCCGGCCTCGACCCCGTCGCCCCCGCGGAGGCTACTGCCGATAGCTCGACAGGAAGTTCCCGAGGCGCTCGACGGCTTCGCTCAGCACTCGCGGCTCTGGCAGGGTCACGAGACGCAGATGGTCCGGCGTCGGCCAGTTGA
- a CDS encoding helix-turn-helix domain-containing protein, whose protein sequence is MTPAPPHARRFLAPAQVAELLSVDVDEVITLVHAGQLRGAPLGAPARWRIEEASIEEYLAAQAEEGRRMALWRQSQAASFPELWGPSTTRIG, encoded by the coding sequence ATGACACCCGCGCCCCCGCACGCCCGTCGTTTCCTCGCGCCTGCTCAGGTGGCGGAGCTGCTGAGCGTCGACGTCGACGAGGTGATCACGCTCGTGCACGCCGGCCAGCTCCGCGGCGCCCCTCTCGGTGCTCCCGCACGCTGGCGCATCGAGGAGGCGAGTATCGAGGAGTACCTGGCTGCGCAGGCGGAGGAGGGTCGCCGGATGGCCCTGTGGCGGCAGTCGCAGGCGGCGAGCTTCCCGGAGCTGTGGGGTCCCTCGACGACCCGGATCGGGTGA
- a CDS encoding WhiB family transcriptional regulator, with product MDWRDKAACLTVDPELFFPVGNTGPAVDQIEKAKTVCATCTVTEICLQYALETSQDSGVWGGLSEDERRALKRRAARARRAS from the coding sequence ATGGACTGGCGTGACAAGGCCGCCTGCCTGACCGTCGACCCCGAGCTGTTCTTCCCTGTCGGGAACACCGGCCCGGCCGTCGACCAGATCGAGAAGGCCAAGACGGTCTGCGCGACCTGCACCGTCACCGAGATCTGCCTGCAGTATGCCCTGGAGACCAGCCAGGACTCCGGCGTCTGGGGCGGCCTCTCCGAGGACGAGCGTCGCGCCCTCAAGCGCCGCGCCGCCCGCGCTCGCCGCGCCTCCTGA
- a CDS encoding PadR family transcriptional regulator, producing MSVRQSLLAILDQGPCYGYQLRHEFDRRTGSTWPLNVGQIYNTLERLERDGLVQRGDADKHGHVYWRITAAGSTEAARWLDTPVLRAPATREELAVKLAVAATLPGVDATEILRVQRDASQRRLEDLRRTSSSGLAAGSPEDLARALVLDSLVSAAEAELRWLAQAEARLSRHPHPEMALELTTERPKRGRPAKASPASMGEVDTVPA from the coding sequence ATGTCCGTACGCCAGAGCCTGCTCGCCATCCTCGACCAGGGTCCCTGCTACGGCTATCAGCTGCGCCATGAGTTCGACCGCCGCACGGGGTCCACCTGGCCGCTGAACGTCGGACAGATCTACAACACCCTGGAGCGCCTCGAGCGCGATGGCCTCGTCCAGCGCGGGGACGCCGACAAGCACGGACACGTGTACTGGCGGATCACCGCGGCCGGTTCGACGGAGGCGGCGCGCTGGCTCGACACACCCGTTCTCCGCGCCCCGGCGACCCGGGAGGAGCTCGCCGTCAAGCTCGCCGTCGCCGCCACGCTGCCGGGTGTGGACGCCACGGAGATTCTCCGCGTGCAACGGGATGCCTCGCAGCGACGCCTGGAAGATCTGCGCCGCACCTCCTCGTCCGGCCTCGCCGCCGGCAGCCCGGAGGACCTCGCGCGTGCACTCGTCCTCGACTCGCTGGTCTCCGCCGCCGAGGCGGAGCTCCGTTGGCTCGCGCAGGCCGAAGCGCGGCTCTCGCGCCACCCGCACCCCGAGATGGCGCTGGAGCTGACGACGGAACGGCCCAAACGGGGTCGCCCCGCGAAGGCGTCGCCCGCGAGCATGGGCGAGGTGGACACGGTACCCGCCTGA